The following are encoded together in the Mycolicibacterium arabiense genome:
- a CDS encoding DUF2631 domain-containing protein produces MANTEVERYTGVDVEDVPSAGWGWSRESPRVIHVFGIVIGIFLLTMLRGNHTGRVEDIFVILFAVGIFFFVGRDWWLRRRGWTR; encoded by the coding sequence GTGGCCAACACCGAGGTCGAGCGATACACCGGCGTCGACGTCGAGGACGTGCCCTCGGCAGGCTGGGGATGGTCGCGCGAGAGTCCCCGCGTCATCCACGTCTTCGGGATCGTGATCGGCATCTTCCTGCTGACGATGCTGCGCGGCAACCACACCGGACGCGTCGAGGACATCTTCGTCATCCTGTTCGCCGTCGGCATCTTCTTCTTCGTCGGCCGCGACTGGTGGCTGCGCCGGCGCGGCTGGACCCGCTAG